In Solanum pennellii chromosome 3, SPENNV200, a single window of DNA contains:
- the LOC107014383 gene encoding CDK5RAP3-like protein, whose translation MQKEEDIRNLPIDIAFARLGEWLVDRKRIPADWRKRLAAVRAKITTSFASLPKDIDPYFHTLDIEGIGYLEAKKIYEILLKSTQESRNIFGRLSGDAGVWEAVVRAYEKEYIFLGEAAQIMVQNVNYEIPYHKKQIQKTQQQLAEFERKEADIKRNAAISASKYVEACQELGLQGVNVRSELLETSTISLPSTFSRILEVLTGDSVSRAIEFYSEFVKDAHTEKDKTVAVVLSNLRSARERPPAIDVSVSTEVLEVMNAQAGYNGLSQITVETDTVADGVDWDITLDSSQIDWDIGTVEETEENGNGLGPYEIVNASDIMSSPRKDDVKSHRTSMEEGFLAPEVSASEISWDISVDNPQVDVIDKSQNNAVELHSLQNNLTANPVAIHDRSPLLETEYRNKILNDLFEVKAFLNQRFIELRNEDTTSLQHQVQAVAPLVLQQYSSDIIQTMLSDVSSAISLLTNRKTRDMIMILNSVRFLDQLVNTLEEKKRQEAKLRDGLKDLSSKRMELQNSMSSSWPKQEAALAQTRELKELCESTLSSMFEGRPVNIIGEINTLLISSYC comes from the exons ATGCAGAAGGAAGAAGATATTCGCAATCTTCCAATCGACATAGCATTCGCTCGCCTCGGAG AGTGGCTGGTTGATCGGAAGAGAATTCCGGCCGATTGGCGGAAACGACTTGCCGCCGTTAGAGCTAAGATTACGACGTCGTTTGCCTCGCTGCCTAAAGACATTGATCCTTACTTCCACACTCTTGATATTGAAG ggATCGGTTATTTGGAagccaaaaaaatatatgagatTCTTCTGAAGTCAACTCAAGAAAGCCGTAATATTTTTGGTCGGCTTTCAGGTGATGCT GGTGTTTGGGAAGCAGTAGTGCGTGCCTATGAGAAGGAATACATTTTTCTTGGTGAAGCCGCTCAGATTATGGTTCAAAATGTTAACTATGAGAT CCCCTATCATAAGAAGCAGATTCAGAAGACACAGCAGCAATTAGCTGAGTTTGAGCGCAAGGAAGcagatataaaaagaaatgcAGCTATTTCGGCATCTAAATATGTAGAGGCTTGTCAAGAGTTGGGCCTGCAG GGAGTAAATGTGAGGTCAGAACTTTTGGAAACTTCCACTATATCTCTTCCAAGCACATTTAGCAGAATCTTGGAAGTACTTACTGGTGATTCTGTCTCACGGGCTATTGAGTTCTACTCAGAGTTCGTCAAAGATGCTCATACGGAAAAGGAT AAAACAGTAGCAGTTGTGTTATCAAATCTGAGAAGTGCTCGTGAAAGGCCCCCAGCGATTGATGTCTCTGTTAGCACTGAAGTTCTGGAAGTTATGAATGCTCAAGCAGGCTATAATGGCTTAAGTCAAATAACTGTAGAAACTGACACTGTAGCTGATGGGGTTGACTGGGATATTACTTTAGATAGCTCCCAAATTGATTGGGACATTGGCACCGTGGAAGAAACAGAAGAAAATGGAAATGGTTTGGGTCCCTATGAGATTGTTAATGCTAGCGATATTATGTCATCTCCTCGTAAAGATGATGTAAAATCTCATCGGACCTCAATGGAAGAAGGATTCCTTGCTCCTGAGGTCTCTGCATCAGAAATATCTTGGGATATAAGTGTTGACAATCCTCAAGTTGATGTGATTgataaatcacaaaataatgcTGTGGAATTGCACTctcttcaaaataatttaactgCCAACCCAGTAGCTATCCATGACAGGAGTCCTCTACTGGAGACAGAATACAGGAATAAAATACTTAATGACTTATTTGAG GTGAAAGCCTTCTTGAATCAACGGTTTATTGAGCTAAGGAACGAAGATACTACGTCTTTACAACATCAAGTCCAGGCAGTTGCTCCACTTGTTCTGCAGCAGTACTCTTCTGATATAATTCAGACAATGCTATCTGACGTTTCCTCAGCAATTTCATTGCTTACAAATAGGAAAACAAGGGATATGATCATGATCCTCAACTCCGTAAG ATTTTTAGATCAGCTGGTCAACACTTTGGAGGAGAAAAAGCGTCAGGAAGCGAAGTTAAGGGACGGATTGAAGGACTTGTCTAGTAAGCGTATGGAACTTCAGAATTCAATGTCTTCATCCTGGCCAAAACAA GAAGCAGCTCTTGCCCAGACCAGGGAACTGAAGGAACTTTGTGAGAGTACACTTTCATCCATGTTTGAAGGACGGCCGGTGAATATCATAGGAGAGATTAATACATTGTTGATTAGTAGCTATTGTTAG
- the LOC107014381 gene encoding carbon catabolite repressor protein 4 homolog 1-like, with the protein MLTVVRVHLPSDIPIVGCELTPYILLRRPDSLLISDDIPESAPVYGCFLRYKWYRIQSDKHVAMCSIHPSEQATLQCLACVKAKIPVAKSYHCSPKCFSDAWQHHRLLHERAASAVNANGNEENTGSGVNTSLTSLQSSGSLTNGTTPFPVVVTQRSGGETWFEVGRSKTYTPSADDIGHTLKFECAIINAVTKLTVGNASTMMSRVIPAPSPTPRRLISVSGVDIPLHLDLDSRLSSSGTFTVLSYNILSDAYATNELYSYCPSWALAWTYRRQNLLREIAGYRADIVCLQEVQSDHFEEFFAPELDKHGYQALFKRKTTEVISGNINTVDGCATFFRRDRFAHVKKYEVEFNKAAQSLTEALVPSAQKKTALNRLLKDNIALIVVLEAKFNSQGVDNTGKRQLVCVANTHVNVHQELKDVRLWQVHTLLKGLEKIAATADIPMLLCGDFNSAPGSAPHALVSMGKVDPMHPELAVDPFGILRPATKLTHHLPLVSAYTSFAQIPVVPGLAQKRRKLDPSTNEPLFTSCTKDHFGTLDYIFYSADSVTVESLLELLDEESLRKDTALPSPQWSSDHIALLAGFRCKPRTRR; encoded by the exons ATGCTGACTGTGGTGCGGGTTCATCTCCCGTCTGACATTCCCATTGTAGGCTGTGAACTTACCCCCTATATTTTGTTGCGTCGTCCTGATTCATTACTCATTTCTGATGATATCCCTGAATCCGCCCCTGTTTACGGCTGTTTCTTGAGATATAAGTG GTACCGAATACAAAGTGATAAACATGTTGCCATGTGCAGCATCCATCCATCTGAGCAAGCTACGCTGCAGTGCCTTGCATGTGTGAAGGCCAAAATCCCTGTTGCCAAGAGTTACCATTGCTCCCCAAAATGTTTCTCAGATGCATGGCAGCATCATCGTCTTCTGCATGAACGTGCTGCTAGTGCTGTGAATGCAAATGGAAATGAGGAAAATACAGGATCTGGTGTTAATACAAGCTTGACTTCTTTGCAATCAAGCGGTAGCTTGACAAATGGAACAACACCTTTTCCTGTAGTAGTAACTCAAAGAAGTGGTGGTGAAACTTGGTTTGAAGTTGGACGCTCTAAAACTTACACCCCATCTGCAGATGATATTGGTCACACCCTTAAATTTGAATGTGCTATCATCAATGCAGTAACAAAATTAACTGTTGGAAATGCTAGTACCATGATGTCTCGAGTGATTCCTGCTCCATCTCCTACTCCACGTCGCTTGATTTCAGTTAGTGGAGTTGATATACCACTGCATCTGGACTTAGATAGTCGTTTATCATCTTCAGGAACTTTTACTGTGCTCTCATACAACATTCTGTCTGATGCATATGCAACAAATGAATTGTACAGTTATTGCCCCTCTTGGGCTCTTGCTTGGACTTACCGGAGACAAAATCTATTGCGTGAAATAGCTGGCTACCGTGCAGACATTGTTTGCCTCCAAGAG GTTCAGAGTGATCACTTTGAAGAATTCTTTGCTCCTGAGCTGGACAAACATGGTTATCAAGCTttgttcaaaagaaaaacaactgAG GTGATCAGTGGGAATATCAATACCGTTGATGGTTGTGCCACATTTTTCCGCCGAGATAGATTCGCACATGTTAAAAAATATGAG GTTGAGTTCAACAAAGCTGCTCAATCTTTGACTGAAGCCTTAGTTCCCAGCGCCCAAAAGAAGACCGCATTAAATCGTTTGCTGAAG GATAATATTGCACTTATTGTGGTTCTGGAAGCAAAGTTCAATAGCCAGGGGGTTGACAACACTGGGAAGCGTCAACTTGTTTGTGTG GCTAACACACATGTAAATGTTCATCAAGAGTTGAAGGATGTCAGACTTTGGCAG GTTCACACACTTTTAAAAGGACTAGAGAAAATTGCTGCTACTGCTGACATTCCAATGCTGCTCTGTGGCGATTTTAATTCAGCGCCTGGAAG TGCTCCTCATGCACTTGTTTCAATGGGGAAAGTTGATCCAATGCATCCAGAGTTAGCAGTGGACCCTTTTGGTATTTTGCGTCCAGCCACAAAGTTAACACATCATCTGCCATTG GTAAGTGCTTACACATCCTTTGCCCAAATACCTGTGGTTCCTGGACTAGCTCAGAAACGGAGGAAGCTTGATCCCAGTACGAACGAACCTTTGTTTACAAGCTGCACCAAAGATCATTTTGGGACTCTTGATTATATATTCTATTCTG CCGACTCTGTAACAGTTGAATCGTTGTTAGAGCTCTTGGATGAGGAAAGCTTGAGAAAAGACACAGCACTTCCTTCTCCACAGTGGTCCTCTGATCATATAGCACTCTTAGCTGGGTTTCGGTGCAAGCCTAGAACTAGGCGTTGA
- the LOC107013267 gene encoding protein STRUBBELIG-RECEPTOR FAMILY 2 — protein sequence MTMAAKQRLVVFAILLFQAVAIADVEEVEALRNFYRSLNCPTQLKNWKLEGGDPCDELWTGVSCHQSSVIDIKLQGLSLTGNLQGDQLVRLQHLKHLDLSSNHFHGEIPNSLPTNLTDLNLAANYFNQTIPHTVTSMKHLRHLNLSQNLLSGPLPDVFGGFDNLIMMDLSHNNFSGDLPVSFRTLMNLSRLHLQSNEFTGSVIFLADLHLHELNIEDNHFSGVIPESFQNINSLWIGGNQFRIGVNYPPWKFPTDVMPNEQNISSPPTTESSAIEKYPSHESGDNRKKRPGSGGIVIMVVGAVMTVIGAAVFIAVRTDRSTKQTLDSIGGSLSSLQSLPISASQGSLVAEHDRPDSSSSDSPPLISSWKLPPAPTMTIKMSNRRSFSKKCKIPICAKLYAVADLQLATSNFSPNNLLGEGTLGSVYRADFPDGQILAVKNIKTVDLSITEEEQFMEVIRTVSHLRHPNIVALVGYSVGNGNHLLLYEYIRKVTLDDALHNVLCMPLTWSLRLRIAIGVSRALNYLHTSCVPSITHNNLKATNILLDEDLNPRLCDCGLAVLKPLASNNVKIKASEIAIADSGYVAPEHVKRGSGNPKADIFSFGVLLLELLTGRRPFDSSRPKGEQSLVEWASSKLHDSESLLEMVDPTIMRIISTRALSSYADIISQCIQPQKEFRPQMAEVVQSLVSLLQKSGQEKAKSGKDKETAEVDPCDRSFRSTNSHFFASPTASYLSI from the exons ATGACAATGGCGGCTAAGCAGAGACTTGTAGTGTTTGCAATTTTACTCTTTCAAGCTGTTGCCATCGCTGACGTTGAGGAAG TAGAAGCACTGAGAAATTTTTACAGATCCCTAAACTGCCCTACACAACTTAAAAATTGGAAGTTAGAGGGAGGTGATCCTTGTGACGAATTATGGACTGGGGTTTCATGCCATCAATCATCAGTCATTGACAT TAAACTTCAAGGATTAAGTCTCACTGGTAATCTTCAAGGAGATCAACTTGTTCGTCTACAACACTTGAAGCACCT AGATCTTAGTTCCAATCATTTCCATGGAGAGATACCAAATAGCTTGCCCACTAATCTCACAGATTT AAATTTGGCGGccaattattttaatcaaacCATTCCTCATACCGTCACTTCAATGAAACATCTCAGGCACCT AAATCTGAGTCAGAACCTTCTATCTGGACCACTGCCAGATGTGTTTGGTGGCTTCGACAACCTTATAATGAT GGACCTGTCACACAACAACTTCAGTGGAGATCTACCTGTATCATTTCGAACTCTGATGAACCTTTCAAGATT GCATCTTCAGAGCAATGAATTTACTGGATCAGTAATTTTTCTGGCTGACCTTCATCTACATGAACT GAACATTGAAGATAATCATTTTAGTGGTGTTATTCCTGAGAGCTTTCAAAATATAAACAGCTTATG GATTGGAGGTAATCAGTTTCGCATAGGAGTAAACTATCCTCCCTGGAAGTTTCCTACTGATGTTATGCCCAATGAGCAGAATATCTCTAGTCCTCCAACAACAGAATCAAGTGCCATTGAGAAATACCCTTCTCATGAATCAGGAGATAACAGAAAGAAAAGACCAGGCTCTGGAGGAATAGTTATTATGGTGGTTGGAGCTGTGATGACTGTAATTGGTGCAGCAGTCTTCATTGCTGTTAGGACTGATCGGTCTACAAAACAGACACTCGACAGCATAGGAGGCAGCTTAAGTTCATTGCAGTCTCTTCCAATTAGTGCATCCCAAG GTTCTTTAGTTGCTGAACACGATAGGCCAGATTCCTCTAGCAGTGACTCTCCTCCACTGATTTCTTCATGGAAATTGCCACCTGCACCAACCATGACTATTAAAATGTCGAACAGAAGAAGTTTCTCCAAGAAGTGCAAAATCCCAATCTGTGCCAAACTCTATGCAGTGGCAGATTTGCAGTTGGCCACTAGCAACTTCAGTCCCAATAATCTTCTTGGTGAAGGAACACTTGGTTCGGTTTATAGAGCAGATTTCCCTGATGGACAG ATTCTGGCTGTTAAGAACATTAAGACTGTAGATCTCTCCATAACTGAAGAAGAACAATTTATGGAAGTGATTCGAACTGTATCTCATCTGAGGCACCCTAATATCGTTGCACTTGTTGGCTATTCTGTGGGGAACGGTAACCATCTCCTTTTGTATGAATACATAAGGAAAGTTACACTTGATGATGCCTTGCACAATGTTTTGTGCATGCCTCTGACTTGGAGCCTCCGACTCCGCATTGCCATTGGCGTTTCTCGggcattgaa CTACTTGCACACGTCCTGTGTGCCTTCCATCACCCATAACAATCTAAAGGCTACCAACATCTTGCTTGACGAAGATCTTAACCCTCGTCTTTGTGATTGTGGACTAGCTGTCCTAAAACCACTGGCCAGCAACAATGTTAAAATCAAG GCTTCTGAGATTGCTATTGCAGATAGTGGCTATGTTGCGCCTGAGCATGTCAAACGTGGAAGTGGCAACCCAAAGGCTGATATCTTTTCCTTTGGTGTGCTCCTTCTTGAGCTTTTAACTGGAAGGCGGCCTTTTGACAG TTCAAGACCAAAAGGAGAGCAATCACTGGTGGAGTGGGCTTCTTCCAAGCTTCACGACAGTGAGTCTTTGTTGGAGATGGTTGATCCAACAATAATGAGAATAATTTCCACTCGGGCTCTTTCCTCTTACGCTGACATTATCTCCCAATGCATTCAG CCCCAGAAGGAATTCCGTCCTCAAATGGCTGAAGTTGTTCAGTCACTGGTCTCACTGTTACAGAAGTCTGGACAAGAAAAAGCAAAGTCTGGAAAAGATAAAGAGACAGCAGAAGTTGACCCCTGTGACCGATCTTTTCGTTCAACCAACAGCCATTTCTTTGCTTCACCAACTGCAAGCTACTTATCCATCTGA